The following coding sequences lie in one Arachis ipaensis cultivar K30076 chromosome B05, Araip1.1, whole genome shotgun sequence genomic window:
- the LOC107644318 gene encoding uncharacterized protein LOC107644318 — protein MAFTVATSISGSGGARILCNTSLPHPPHLTFRITPSATATKRCRGSLHLVSATKKFSPRSGKGRRGSTTTKDQDQDPQPTGEIEDSAVDDVNDGYFLPDLPGEEKDFWEGPQWDWLGFFVEYLWAFGVVFALVACGIAVATYNEGATDFKETPAYKESVQSRELLEGPEASDSDIFESNPTEVAPSLN, from the exons ATGGCCTTCACCGTAGCCACTTCCATTAGTGGCAGCGGCGGCGCCAGAATCCTATGCAATACCTCCCTCCCTCACCCTCCTCACCTCACCTTCCGCATAACACCATCAGCTACCGCAACTAAAAGATGTAGAGGGAGCCTTCACTTGGTTTCGGCAACCAAGAAATTTTCCCCTCGTTCTGGCAAAGGCCGACGTGGCAGCACCACAACCAAGGATCAGGATCAGGACCCGCAACCGACCGGTGAGATTGAAGACTCAGCCGTTGACGATGTCAACGACGGTTACTTCTTGCCGGATCTACCGGGAGAGGAGAAGGACTTCTGGGAAGGGCCTCAGTGGGACTGGCTTGGCTTCTTTGTTGAGTATTTGTGGGCTTTCGGCGTTGTTTTTGCG TTAGTTGCTTGTGGGATTGCTGTGGCAACCTACAATGAAGGAGCAACAGATTTCAAAGAGACTCCTGCATACAAGGAATCTGTTCAGTCTAGAGAACTTTTAGAAGGACCTGAGGCATCTGACTCCGACATATTTGAATCCAATCCAACAGAAGTGGCTCCAAGTTTGAACTAG
- the LOC107641232 gene encoding protein YLS3, whose protein sequence is MATQKYCPLVSIFCHIIFLLLISHPPTTLSQDPSSSNPTIAQCTSTLLPLIPCAPFVQGTSKSPVQACCGNLRQLYSQEPHCLCLLLNDTTMSSFPINKTLALQLPALCALQVDISTCPGEQLQVPVPATSPASPMSFRAKNSSNVAASPAVLVAPRSSMMGFQFGSSQSTSLKANNRVAAGLVTLSILLLTAFQGVLELMTLAMLLLLIKIKIEIMYLIHVGFT, encoded by the exons ATGGCTACACAGAAATATTGTCCTCTTGTCTCTATTTTCTGTCACATTATTTTCTTGCTCCTGATTTCCCATCCACCCACCACACTTTCCCAAGATCCGAGCTCTTCTAACCCGACCATAGCGCAATGCACATCAaccctccttcctctcatccctTGCGCACCGTTCGTGCAGGGTACTTCTAAGTCTCCTGTGCAAGCATGCTGCGGCAACCTCAGGCAACTCTACAGCCAAGAGCCTCACTGTCTTTGCCTTCTGCTGAATGACACTACCATGAGCTCTTTCCCCATTAACAAGACACTTGCTCTGCAGCTGCCGGCACTTTGTGCCCTTCAAGTTGACATCTCCACCTGCCCAG GGGAACAACTCCAAGTGCCTGTTCCTGCAACTTCGCCGGCTTCTCCAATGTCCTTCAGGGCAAAGAACAGCTCTAATGTTGCTG CTTCTCCTGCAGTTTTAGTTGCACCAAGATCAAGTATGATGGGATTCCAATTTGGAAGTAGCCAGAGCACCAGCTTAAAGGCAAATAACAGAGTGGCGGCAGGGCTGGTGACTTTGTCAATTCTATTGCTCACAGCATTTCAAGGAGTGTTAGagctgatgactttagcaatgttGTTACTACTAATTAAAATTAAGATTGAAATAATGTATTTAATTCATGTAGGATTCACTTGA